In a single window of the Mustela nigripes isolate SB6536 chromosome 17, MUSNIG.SB6536, whole genome shotgun sequence genome:
- the LOC132005938 gene encoding interferon lambda-4-like, which translates to MEGAGTAVGGAEMGRRGGAAMAVALWVLVTAIEAADPGVATPRRCLLSHYRSLDPRALAAVKALRDSYVSDAQTSPPGPPSPRVPRAPAAADVAGRGRSKREHRPRLWASAPRAPPAGGLGTTSGQVAACARPSVSRCLQPASAPCESRAVPCTVRTTVRPGAFHVQESPPPQRFGGLARRPSLTPALVPQEEETLSWRPRNCSFRPRRDRPRPWSCARLRVVVRDLADAQAVLSRLPSPDRFPGTGPTLELLAAARRDVGACLELVRPGSWRKSLRPPRRRPPTRRADSPRCHEANVIFNLLRLLTWDLKLVANSGPCL; encoded by the exons ATGGAGGGCGCAGGCACCGCTGTCGGAG GAGCAGAGATGGGGCGGAGGGGCGGAGCCGCCATGGCCGTGGCGCTGTGGGTCTTGGTGACCGCGATCGAGGCGGCAGACCCCGGCGTGGCGACACCCCGGCGCTGCCTCCTGTCTCACTACCGCTCGCTGGATCCCAGGGCGCTGGCGGCCGTCAAGGCGCTGAGGGACAGCTACGTGAGTGATGCCCAGACGTCCCCACCCGGTCCCCCGAGCCCGAGGGTCCCCCGGGCCCCAGCCGCTG CAGATGTTGCCGGCCGCGGCCGGAGCAAGCGGGAGCACCGACCCCGCCTCTGGGCCAGTGCCCCGAGGGCGCCCCCTGCAGGCGGGCTGGGCACCACCTCGGGCCAAGTGGCTGCCTGCGCAAGGCCAAGCGTCTCGAGGTGCCTTCAGCCAGCGTCCGCGCCTTGCGAGAGCCGCGCGGTTCCGTGTACAGTCCGCACAACCGTCCGGCCAGGCGCGTTCCACGTGCAGGAATCCCCGCCGCCGCAGCGCTTCGGGGGCCTGGCGAGGAGGCCCAGCCTCACGCCGGCCCTTGTCCCGCAGGAGGAGGAGACGCTGAGCTGGAGGCCGCGCAACTGCTCGTTCCGCCCAAGGAGGGATCGTCCGCGGCCGTGG TCTTGCGCGCGCCTCCGCGTCGTGGTCCGGGACCTGGCGGACGCCCAGGCTGTGCTGAGCCGCCTGCCCAGCCCTGATCGGTTCCCCGGCACCGGCCCGACCCTAGAGCTGCTGGCGGCCGCGCGACGGGACGTGGGAGCCTGC CTCGAGCTGGTCCGGCCGGGCTCGTGGAGGAAGTCCCTGCGGCCACCGAGGAGACGTCCCCCAACACGGAGAGCT GACTCGCCTCGGTGCCACGAAGCCAACGTCATCTTCAACCTCCTGCGCCTGCTCACGTGGGACCTGAAGCTGGTGGCGAACTCGGGGCCTTGTCTCTGA